One genomic region from Streptomyces sp. NBC_00582 encodes:
- a CDS encoding cupin domain-containing protein — MTPEDLVAHYRLEPIPREGGLFRRTWAGPEAPDGRPAGSAIVALLAAGDFSALHRLPTDEVWHHYLGDPLELLLLAPDGTSRTAVLGPDVLGGQHPQFTVPARTWMGARTGGAWTFFGCTMAPGFTYEDYEHGDAAVLTARHPDRAALIAGLCRP; from the coding sequence CTGACCCCGGAAGATCTCGTCGCGCACTACCGGCTGGAGCCGATCCCCCGCGAGGGCGGCCTCTTCCGCCGCACCTGGGCGGGGCCCGAGGCGCCCGACGGCCGACCGGCCGGCTCGGCGATCGTCGCGCTGCTCGCCGCGGGCGACTTCTCGGCCCTGCACCGGCTGCCCACCGACGAGGTCTGGCACCACTACCTCGGCGACCCGCTGGAGCTGCTGCTCCTCGCCCCCGACGGCACCTCCCGTACAGCTGTGCTCGGCCCGGACGTCCTCGGCGGACAGCATCCGCAGTTCACGGTCCCCGCCCGCACCTGGATGGGGGCGCGGACCGGGGGCGCCTGGACCTTCTTCGGCTGCACCATGGCCCCCGGTTTCACGTACGAGGACTACGAGCACGGGGACGCGGCCGTCCTGACGGCGCGTCATCCGGACCGGGCCGCGCTGATCGCGGGACTGTGCCGTCCATGA
- a CDS encoding TIM barrel protein codes for MFTLAVCAEMVFRDLPVDERARRIHDAGFQVEIWDWTRHDLDALARTPAEFSSMTGYIRGNLTDPDGVAELLRTARESIDAAEQLGCPRLNLHGTGLDGEGLPVVPVKGEPTEAMWAAARETLGRVAELGERAGVVFCLENLNTAVDHPGVPFAKAADTLALVAAVDRPGLRMNLDLYHAQIGEGNLIELVRRAHGQGLIGEIQVADVPGRCEPGTGEINYPAVARALADLGYDGTIAMEAWASQDSESALRRFRTAFTV; via the coding sequence ATGTTCACGCTGGCGGTCTGCGCCGAGATGGTCTTCCGGGACCTGCCCGTCGACGAGCGGGCACGACGTATCCACGACGCGGGTTTCCAGGTCGAGATCTGGGACTGGACCCGGCACGACCTCGACGCGCTGGCCCGCACCCCGGCCGAGTTCTCCTCGATGACCGGTTACATACGCGGGAACCTCACCGACCCGGACGGCGTGGCCGAACTGCTGCGCACCGCCCGGGAGTCGATCGACGCGGCCGAGCAACTCGGCTGCCCCCGGCTCAACCTGCACGGCACCGGTCTGGACGGCGAGGGGCTGCCGGTGGTGCCCGTGAAGGGCGAGCCGACCGAGGCGATGTGGGCCGCCGCCCGGGAAACCCTGGGCCGGGTCGCCGAGTTGGGCGAGCGGGCCGGTGTCGTCTTCTGCCTGGAGAACCTCAACACGGCCGTCGATCACCCCGGGGTGCCGTTCGCGAAGGCGGCCGACACGCTGGCGCTGGTCGCCGCCGTGGACCGGCCCGGTCTGCGCATGAACCTGGACCTGTACCACGCGCAGATCGGCGAGGGGAACCTGATCGAGCTGGTCCGCCGGGCCCATGGCCAGGGGCTGATCGGCGAGATCCAGGTGGCCGATGTGCCGGGCCGTTGCGAACCGGGCACCGGTGAGATCAACTACCCCGCCGTCGCCCGCGCCCTCGCCGACCTCGGCTACGACGGCACGATCGCCATGGAGGCCTGGGCCTCCCAGGACAGTGAGAGCGCCCTGCGCCGCTTCCGCACCGCGTTCACCGTCTGA
- a CDS encoding penicillin acylase family protein → MTTEIHRDAWGVPHLRAADARELARAQGLVTARDRAWQLEVERHRAQGTSASFLGPEAVAWDVLVRRARLADTARRCFDRLERRDPETAAWVRAYVDGVNEGLHLTPEFTRVGLAPGRWEPWTPLAVWLSAHLLFAGFPAKLWREEAVRHLGPGAVGLFATDGPGTSGSNGWLVGGARTVTGQAVIAGDPHRFIEDPGVYQQIRLACDEFDVVGLAVPGVPGIAHFGHTGTVAWAITNAMADYQDLYRERLRRTGAGIEALGPDGEWHRAARHTETVEVAGEEPVEVEVIETDRGPVIAGGPEGLESGVPHPAEDTFPSLDGVDGVDGADRADRADGINGINGIDEVDGTDGVEPIEPAGIAGTAIPLALALRHPPRVTEDLGFGALLPLLRARRVADVDAAFDVWAEPVNVVQAADTEGGSLHRVAGRVPVRAEANGIRLVPAWEPGHEWTGWHEMPRAGLTHGVAVMANQRGPAAPLGVEFAPPHRADRIRALLAEKDAWSASDMPAIHTDTHLASAGPLLDHLAALGDLTGPAAELRARLLRWNRRMDADSEDAARYAALRTAVVRRLAAHPAFAALATPPAYPEVLQPWLALLPRIGFALEHLLRAEDLYGVDRPRLVREAVEEVAVQPPARWGDTHRLAPWRALPDPTYEAPALSGDHDCVLCTTAVPGWTDLAARGPAARYVWDLARREDSRWVVPLGASGDPDSPHHHDQLPLWLKGELAPVVTDWDQLTKESDV, encoded by the coding sequence GTGACGACCGAGATCCACAGGGACGCGTGGGGCGTCCCGCATCTGCGGGCGGCCGACGCCCGGGAGCTCGCCCGCGCCCAGGGCCTGGTCACGGCCCGCGACCGCGCCTGGCAGCTCGAGGTCGAACGCCACCGCGCCCAGGGCACCTCCGCCTCCTTCCTCGGCCCCGAGGCCGTGGCCTGGGACGTCCTCGTCCGCCGCGCCCGCCTCGCCGACACCGCCCGCCGCTGCTTCGACCGGCTGGAGCGGCGTGATCCGGAGACCGCCGCGTGGGTACGGGCGTACGTCGACGGCGTCAACGAAGGGCTCCACCTCACCCCCGAGTTCACCCGGGTCGGGCTCGCCCCGGGGCGCTGGGAGCCCTGGACGCCCCTCGCCGTCTGGCTCTCCGCGCACCTCCTGTTCGCCGGATTCCCCGCCAAGCTGTGGCGCGAGGAGGCCGTACGGCACCTCGGCCCGGGCGCGGTCGGGCTGTTCGCCACCGACGGGCCCGGCACCTCCGGCAGCAACGGCTGGCTGGTCGGCGGCGCCCGGACCGTCACCGGTCAGGCGGTCATCGCCGGCGATCCGCACCGGTTCATCGAGGACCCCGGCGTCTACCAGCAGATCCGTCTCGCGTGCGACGAGTTCGACGTCGTCGGGCTCGCCGTGCCCGGCGTCCCCGGCATCGCCCACTTCGGGCACACCGGCACGGTCGCCTGGGCCATCACCAACGCCATGGCCGACTACCAGGACCTCTACCGCGAACGTCTGCGCCGCACCGGCGCCGGCATCGAGGCCCTCGGCCCGGACGGCGAGTGGCACCGCGCCGCCCGGCACACCGAGACCGTCGAGGTGGCCGGGGAGGAGCCGGTCGAGGTGGAGGTGATCGAGACGGACCGGGGGCCGGTGATCGCCGGGGGGCCGGAGGGGCTGGAGAGCGGGGTGCCGCACCCTGCGGAAGATACGTTTCCCTCTCTCGACGGGGTCGACGGGGTCGACGGGGCCGACAGGGCCGACAGGGCCGACGGGATCAACGGGATCAACGGGATCGACGAGGTCGACGGGACTGACGGGGTTGAGCCGATCGAGCCCGCCGGAATCGCCGGAACCGCCATCCCCTTGGCCCTCGCCCTCCGTCACCCGCCCCGCGTCACCGAGGACCTCGGCTTCGGTGCCCTCCTCCCCCTCCTGCGGGCCCGCCGCGTCGCCGATGTGGACGCCGCCTTCGACGTCTGGGCCGAGCCGGTCAACGTGGTCCAGGCCGCCGACACCGAGGGCGGGTCGCTGCACCGGGTCGCGGGCCGGGTCCCCGTCCGCGCCGAGGCCAACGGCATCCGGCTGGTCCCCGCCTGGGAACCCGGCCACGAGTGGACCGGCTGGCACGAGATGCCCCGCGCCGGTCTCACCCACGGCGTCGCGGTCATGGCCAACCAGCGCGGCCCGGCCGCCCCCCTGGGCGTCGAGTTCGCCCCGCCGCACCGCGCCGACCGCATCCGCGCCCTGCTGGCCGAGAAGGACGCCTGGTCCGCCTCCGACATGCCCGCGATCCACACGGACACGCACCTCGCCTCCGCCGGCCCCCTCCTCGACCACCTCGCCGCCCTCGGCGACCTCACCGGCCCCGCCGCCGAACTGCGCGCACGCCTGCTGCGCTGGAACCGCCGTATGGACGCCGACAGCGAGGACGCGGCCCGGTACGCGGCCCTGCGCACCGCCGTCGTCCGCCGGCTCGCCGCACACCCGGCCTTCGCCGCCCTCGCCACCCCGCCCGCCTACCCCGAGGTCCTCCAGCCCTGGCTCGCCCTGCTGCCGCGCATCGGCTTCGCCCTCGAACACCTCCTGCGCGCCGAGGACCTCTACGGCGTCGACCGCCCCCGGCTGGTCCGGGAGGCCGTCGAGGAGGTCGCCGTACAGCCGCCCGCCCGCTGGGGCGACACCCACCGCCTCGCCCCCTGGCGGGCCCTGCCCGACCCGACGTACGAGGCACCGGCGCTCTCGGGCGACCACGACTGCGTGCTGTGCACCACGGCCGTGCCCGGCTGGACCGACCTCGCCGCGCGCGGCCCCGCGGCCCGTTACGTCTGGGACCTGGCCCGCCGCGAGGACAGCCGGTGGGTCGTCCCGCTCGGCGCCTCGGGCGACCCCGACAGCCCCCACCACCACGACCAGCTGCCCCTGTGGCTCAAGGGCGAGCTGGCCCCGGTCGTCACCGACTGGGACCAGTTGACGAAGGAGAGCGATGTCTGA
- a CDS encoding siderophore-interacting protein, whose protein sequence is MAQGRGWEGAVLRLMRAKDFTLTVTEAQDVTPRFRRVRLTDGGLLAATGVHPTMWVRLWFDNAGKPHQRAYTLVDPDPAGGAFSLEFALHEGAASDWARAARPGDTIEATVQGSAFEQPAPAPGHVLAIGDPASLPAINSLLDALGQTPATVWFEGAADGLPFRTDPGRHELRHVPRAELVERVRAELPALLAATEHPYVWIACDTRTTRTLASYARKELGVPRERLHALGYWRAG, encoded by the coding sequence ATGGCGCAGGGGCGGGGCTGGGAGGGGGCTGTCCTCAGGCTGATGCGGGCGAAGGACTTCACGCTGACCGTGACCGAGGCGCAGGACGTCACCCCGCGTTTCCGCCGGGTGCGTCTCACCGACGGCGGGCTGCTCGCCGCGACCGGCGTCCATCCGACGATGTGGGTGCGGCTGTGGTTCGACAACGCCGGCAAGCCGCACCAGCGGGCGTACACCCTCGTCGACCCCGATCCGGCGGGCGGCGCCTTCTCCTTGGAGTTCGCCCTGCACGAGGGCGCGGCCAGCGACTGGGCGCGCGCGGCCCGGCCCGGCGACACCATCGAGGCGACCGTCCAGGGCAGCGCGTTCGAGCAGCCCGCGCCCGCGCCGGGCCATGTCCTCGCGATCGGCGACCCGGCCTCCCTGCCCGCGATCAACTCCCTGCTCGACGCGCTGGGCCAGACCCCGGCCACCGTCTGGTTCGAGGGCGCGGCGGACGGCCTCCCCTTCCGCACCGACCCGGGCCGGCACGAACTGCGGCACGTCCCGCGCGCGGAGCTGGTCGAACGGGTCCGCGCCGAGCTGCCCGCCCTCCTCGCGGCCACCGAACACCCGTACGTCTGGATCGCCTGCGACACCCGCACCACCCGCACGCTTGCGTCGTACGCCCGCAAGGAGCTGGGCGTCCCCAGGGAACGGCTGCACGCGCTGGGCTATTGGCGCGCGGGCTGA
- a CDS encoding LacI family DNA-binding transcriptional regulator, whose protein sequence is MPPSPGAPDGRRPTLADVAARAGVSTALVSIVMRGAKGASPATRERVLEAARGIGYRPDSRARLLRSNRTHLIGVQFEIQEPFHTDLVEQLYAAAESVGYQIALSPVAAGRSERQAVESLLGDRCEALILLGPRAPAARLAELAALLPLVSVARRLRPAIEGVHVVRTADDEGARQAVDHLVALGHRDIAHIDGGRAPGAAERRRGYRTAMNRHGLADRIRVLPGGLAAEDGAAAATALLATTPRPGALLAFNDACATGALHTLFRAGVPVPGEISVVGFDDSRLARLPHVDLTTVAQDIPRMAELAVTHVTARLEASDTPAGEEVVAPRLVTRGTTASAG, encoded by the coding sequence GTGCCACCGTCCCCCGGGGCCCCCGACGGCCGTCGGCCGACACTCGCCGACGTCGCCGCACGCGCCGGTGTGTCCACGGCGCTGGTCTCCATCGTGATGCGCGGAGCCAAGGGCGCGAGCCCGGCCACCCGCGAGCGTGTCCTCGAAGCCGCCCGCGGGATCGGCTACCGCCCCGACTCCCGCGCCCGGCTGCTGCGCAGCAACCGCACCCACTTGATCGGCGTGCAGTTCGAGATCCAGGAGCCGTTCCACACCGACCTGGTCGAACAGCTCTACGCCGCCGCGGAGTCCGTCGGCTACCAGATCGCCCTCAGCCCCGTCGCCGCCGGCCGCAGCGAGCGCCAGGCGGTCGAGTCACTGCTCGGCGACCGCTGCGAAGCGCTGATCCTGCTCGGGCCCCGGGCCCCCGCCGCGCGCCTCGCCGAACTCGCCGCCCTCCTGCCGCTGGTCTCCGTGGCCCGGCGACTGCGCCCGGCGATCGAGGGCGTCCACGTCGTCCGCACGGCCGACGACGAGGGCGCCCGCCAGGCCGTCGACCACCTGGTGGCGCTCGGCCACCGCGACATCGCCCACATCGACGGCGGCCGGGCACCGGGCGCGGCCGAACGCCGCCGCGGCTACCGCACCGCCATGAACCGTCACGGCCTCGCCGACCGCATCCGTGTCCTGCCCGGAGGACTCGCCGCCGAGGACGGCGCCGCCGCGGCCACCGCCCTCCTCGCCACCACCCCCCGGCCCGGCGCCCTCCTGGCCTTCAACGACGCGTGCGCCACCGGCGCGCTCCACACCCTCTTCCGCGCGGGTGTCCCGGTCCCCGGCGAGATCTCGGTGGTCGGCTTCGACGACAGCCGTCTGGCCCGCCTGCCCCACGTCGACCTCACGACCGTGGCCCAGGACATTCCCCGCATGGCCGAACTCGCGGTCACCCATGTCACGGCCCGCCTGGAGGCGAGCGACACCCCGGCCGGGGAGGAGGTCGTCGCACCCCGCCTGGTGACCCGCGGCACGACGGCGTCGGCGGGCTGA
- a CDS encoding GNAT family N-acetyltransferase — MSDRHVHAPVHTEHAEGFGTIGLRPLDAEGDADVVHGWVREERAAFWGMNGLTRDQVAEIYAHLAGLDTHHAFLVELDGTPVGLLQTYEPAEDRVGECYEVEPGDIGVHVLLAPAGPRGARPGWSAALMRAFAAYVLLGLDRRRVVVDPDVRNERAIARFLRQGFDVGPLVTLPEIDLPDVYLPEKKAQLAFLRREVLFP, encoded by the coding sequence ATGTCTGACCGGCACGTCCACGCACCCGTCCATACCGAGCACGCCGAAGGGTTCGGCACCATCGGCCTGCGTCCCCTGGACGCCGAGGGCGACGCGGACGTCGTGCACGGCTGGGTGCGCGAGGAACGGGCCGCGTTCTGGGGCATGAACGGTCTGACGCGGGACCAGGTCGCCGAGATCTACGCCCACCTGGCCGGCCTCGACACCCACCACGCGTTCCTCGTCGAACTGGACGGCACGCCGGTCGGCCTGCTCCAGACGTACGAGCCCGCCGAGGACCGGGTCGGGGAGTGCTACGAGGTGGAGCCCGGCGACATCGGCGTCCATGTGCTGCTCGCGCCCGCCGGCCCGCGGGGAGCGCGTCCCGGCTGGTCGGCCGCGCTGATGCGGGCCTTCGCCGCGTACGTGCTGCTGGGTCTCGACCGGCGGCGGGTCGTGGTCGACCCGGACGTGCGCAACGAAAGGGCGATCGCCCGCTTCCTGCGCCAGGGCTTCGACGTCGGCCCCCTGGTCACCCTGCCGGAGATCGACCTGCCGGACGTGTACCTGCCGGAGAAGAAGGCCCAACTGGCGTTCCTCCGCCGCGAGGTGCTGTTCCCGTAG
- a CDS encoding SDR family NAD(P)-dependent oxidoreductase: MTLLTGQVALITGAGGGIGRGVARRFAREGAAVALHCRTSTEAAQALAEEITEEFGARAVVLPGADLTVEDACREVVARAADWGGGRLDALVNNAGVQPVRALPGMPVADWRAVVDTNLTSVFAVTQAAAEVMRERGGGTVTHIASVEARMPAVGHAHYAAAKAAVVMHARAAALEYGPHGIRVNTVSPGLIDREGLVEAWPEGVRRWREAVAIGRLGRPEDVGDACVFLASRLASWVTGHDLVVDGGVSSRPTW, encoded by the coding sequence ATGACGTTGCTGACGGGCCAGGTGGCCCTGATCACGGGAGCGGGCGGCGGGATCGGCCGGGGCGTCGCGCGCCGGTTCGCCCGGGAGGGCGCGGCGGTGGCCCTGCACTGCCGTACGAGCACCGAGGCGGCACAGGCGCTCGCCGAGGAGATCACCGAGGAGTTCGGCGCGCGCGCCGTGGTGCTGCCGGGCGCCGATCTCACCGTCGAGGACGCGTGCCGCGAGGTGGTGGCGCGGGCCGCCGACTGGGGCGGCGGACGACTCGACGCGCTGGTGAACAACGCGGGCGTCCAGCCGGTGCGGGCCCTGCCCGGGATGCCGGTGGCGGACTGGCGGGCGGTCGTCGACACCAACCTGACCAGTGTGTTCGCCGTCACGCAGGCCGCGGCGGAGGTGATGCGGGAGCGGGGCGGCGGGACCGTCACGCACATCGCCTCGGTGGAGGCCCGGATGCCCGCGGTGGGCCACGCCCACTACGCCGCCGCCAAGGCCGCCGTGGTGATGCACGCGCGCGCGGCGGCGCTGGAGTACGGCCCCCACGGCATCCGCGTCAACACGGTCTCGCCCGGTCTGATCGACCGAGAGGGACTTGTCGAGGCCTGGCCGGAGGGGGTACGGCGCTGGCGGGAGGCGGTCGCGATCGGCCGGCTGGGCCGCCCGGAGGACGTCGGTGACGCCTGTGTGTTCCTGGCCTCGCGGCTGGCGTCCTGGGTGACCGGCCACGACCTGGTGGTGGACGGCGGGGTATCGTCCCGGCCGACCTGGTAG
- a CDS encoding copper resistance protein CopC, translating into MSEGRDDGRRGSARRRLQGLVLLGTVLVLLLLGGGPASAHAALRSTDPVDGSVVKKSPRSITLTFTESVGLIDDSFRLLDPDNQRVKLGESGHVEGRSDSVRVELPTKLGTGTFTVAWRVVSADSHPVSGAFTFSVGKASPTLAVLPSDATEDPATDGLYNIGRYLAYVAAALLVGTAAFVAVCRPPDTRPLRRPLLIGGWTLAGSTAFLFFLRAPYEAGTGPSGALDPSGLLRTLEGRPGLALVARMLLLAAAVALLLRQRGRPEPSKAALVLGAALAVGLALTWAGAEHASAGIQVPLAMTSSVLHLLAMAVWLGGLVALLTLLPRASVPSRVVTRFSRLAGISVTVLVVTGVYQSWRGLGSVAALTDTTYGRVLLAKLAAVAVLLAAGAWSRATVTRQMTVAREKTGERKAQAEQTVGTEEAVTDEAVTEKAVTEKAVTEKAVTEKAVTEKAVTEKAVTEKAVSVENKVVAAKVLEKATVGGTPARESADEPSRESAGQPVAESPERSVPESKQPSSPAPRLTPAESAHSRALRRSVLLEVAVSVVVLVLTTILTGTLPGRAAAEAATTQQSGGLPVASVTIVPFDLGKPGLRGKVQVTLDPGTVGDNTLQAVVYGPDGGFVTVPELRISFTLPSQDIGPLDAKLVDKGGYWASAKVSLPIEGTWEMKTTIRATDIDQVSVTKDVQIVR; encoded by the coding sequence GTGAGCGAAGGGCGCGATGACGGACGACGCGGCAGTGCGCGAAGGCGACTTCAGGGGCTGGTGCTGCTGGGCACCGTGCTGGTCCTGCTCCTCCTCGGCGGCGGACCCGCCTCGGCGCACGCGGCCCTCCGCTCCACCGACCCCGTCGACGGAAGCGTCGTCAAGAAGAGCCCTCGGAGCATCACCCTCACCTTCACCGAGTCCGTAGGCCTGATCGACGACTCCTTCCGCCTCCTCGACCCCGACAACCAGCGGGTGAAACTGGGTGAGTCGGGGCACGTGGAGGGCCGTTCGGACTCCGTCCGGGTCGAGCTGCCGACGAAGCTCGGCACCGGCACCTTCACGGTGGCCTGGCGGGTCGTCTCGGCCGACAGCCACCCGGTGTCCGGCGCCTTCACCTTCTCCGTGGGCAAGGCCTCCCCGACCCTGGCCGTCCTGCCCTCCGACGCCACCGAGGACCCGGCGACCGACGGCCTCTACAACATCGGCCGCTACCTCGCGTACGTCGCGGCGGCCCTCCTCGTCGGCACGGCGGCCTTCGTCGCCGTCTGCCGCCCGCCGGACACCCGCCCGCTGCGCCGGCCGCTGCTGATCGGCGGCTGGACACTGGCCGGTTCGACGGCGTTCCTGTTCTTCCTGCGCGCCCCCTACGAAGCGGGCACCGGCCCGTCCGGCGCGCTCGACCCCTCCGGCCTCCTGCGCACCCTGGAGGGCCGCCCCGGCCTGGCCCTGGTGGCCCGCATGCTGCTCCTCGCGGCGGCGGTGGCCCTGCTGCTACGGCAGCGGGGGCGCCCCGAGCCGTCGAAGGCGGCCCTCGTGCTCGGCGCGGCCCTCGCGGTGGGCCTCGCACTGACCTGGGCGGGCGCCGAACACGCCTCGGCGGGCATCCAGGTCCCGCTGGCGATGACCTCCTCGGTCCTGCACCTGCTCGCCATGGCGGTGTGGCTGGGGGGCCTGGTCGCCCTGCTCACCCTGCTGCCCCGCGCGTCCGTCCCCTCGCGGGTGGTCACCCGGTTCTCCCGGCTGGCGGGCATCTCGGTGACCGTCCTCGTGGTGACGGGCGTCTACCAGTCCTGGCGCGGCCTCGGCTCCGTCGCGGCGCTGACGGACACGACGTACGGCAGGGTCCTCCTCGCCAAGCTGGCCGCGGTGGCGGTCCTGCTGGCGGCCGGGGCGTGGTCGAGGGCGACGGTGACGAGACAGATGACGGTGGCGAGGGAGAAGACGGGGGAGAGGAAGGCACAGGCCGAACAGACAGTGGGGACGGAGGAAGCCGTGACGGACGAAGCCGTGACGGAGAAGGCGGTGACGGAGAAGGCGGTGACGGAGAAGGCGGTGACGGAGAAGGCGGTGACGGAGAAGGCGGTGACGGAGAAGGCGGTGACGGAGAAGGCGGTGTCGGTGGAGAACAAGGTCGTGGCGGCCAAGGTTCTCGAGAAGGCGACGGTGGGCGGAACGCCGGCGCGGGAGTCCGCCGATGAGCCGTCGCGGGAGTCCGCCGGTCAGCCGGTGGCGGAGTCCCCGGAGCGTTCGGTGCCGGAGTCGAAGCAGCCGTCGTCCCCGGCCCCCCGTCTCACCCCGGCCGAGTCCGCGCACAGCCGCGCACTGCGCCGGTCGGTGCTCCTGGAGGTGGCCGTCTCCGTCGTCGTACTCGTCCTGACGACGATCCTGACGGGCACCCTGCCGGGCCGGGCGGCGGCCGAGGCGGCGACGACCCAGCAGTCCGGCGGGCTGCCGGTCGCCTCCGTGACGATCGTCCCCTTCGACCTCGGCAAGCCCGGTCTGCGCGGCAAGGTGCAGGTCACCCTCGACCCCGGCACGGTCGGCGACAACACCCTTCAGGCCGTGGTCTACGGCCCCGACGGAGGCTTCGTCACCGTTCCCGAGCTGCGGATCTCCTTCACCCTCCCCAGCCAGGACATCGGCCCGCTCGACGCCAAACTGGTCGACAAGGGCGGCTACTGGGCCTCCGCCAAGGTCAGCCTGCCCATCGAGGGCACCTGGGAGATGAAGACGACGATCCGGGCGACGGACATCGACCAGGTGAGCGTGACGAAGGACGTGCAGATCGTCCGCTGA
- a CDS encoding HhH-GPD-type base excision DNA repair protein, producing the protein MDVTLHLAQDPEADELLGRSPLAALVGMLLDQQVPMEWAFKGPRTIADRLGADDLDAHDIAAQDPEAFSALLSEKPAVHRYPGSMAKRIQQLCQYLVEHYDGDPEALWKDAATGKELVKRLQELPGFGKQKAQIFLALLGKQLGVRPEGWREAAGSYGEPKSFRSVADITGPESLTKVRAHKQEMKAAAKAAKK; encoded by the coding sequence ATGGACGTCACCCTTCACCTCGCCCAGGACCCCGAGGCCGACGAGTTGCTCGGCCGTTCCCCGCTGGCCGCGCTGGTCGGGATGCTGCTGGACCAGCAGGTCCCGATGGAGTGGGCGTTCAAGGGCCCCCGCACGATCGCCGACCGCCTCGGCGCCGACGACCTCGACGCGCACGACATCGCCGCCCAGGACCCGGAGGCCTTCTCCGCGCTGCTCTCCGAGAAGCCGGCCGTGCACCGCTACCCGGGCTCCATGGCCAAGCGCATCCAGCAGCTCTGCCAGTACCTCGTCGAACACTACGACGGTGATCCCGAGGCCCTCTGGAAGGACGCCGCCACCGGCAAGGAGCTGGTGAAGCGGCTGCAGGAGCTGCCCGGCTTCGGCAAGCAGAAGGCCCAGATCTTCCTGGCCCTGCTCGGCAAGCAGCTCGGTGTGCGGCCGGAGGGCTGGCGGGAGGCCGCGGGCTCGTACGGCGAACCGAAGTCCTTCCGGTCCGTCGCCGACATCACCGGCCCGGAGTCGCTGACGAAGGTACGGGCGCACAAGCAGGAGATGAAGGCGGCGGCGAAAGCGGCCAAGAAGTAG
- a CDS encoding Gfo/Idh/MocA family oxidoreductase has protein sequence MSSSPPLAVGLIGTGRMGSFHAETLAWRLPGVRLAGLADPAPGAARRLGERLGCSTAHTDVAELLADPRIDAVVIATPARTHADLVEAAALAGKAVYCEKPMAITLADADRAIAAADKAGVPLQVGFNRRYDAGFRAAHDKITAGVIGTPQLLRSLTRDPRLADPSPIPPWTIFLETLIHDFDALRHLNPGAEPVEVFAMADALVRPDFKDRGLLDTAVVTIRFDNGALATAEASFQAVYGYDVRGEVFGSNGMLTLGDIRRTHLTAYGPDGITADCTTYDQDLFHEAYVAELADFTDSVRTGRTPRVTGRDARAALTVALAAVRSVTSGGPVRIADITDVADVVAP, from the coding sequence ATGTCCAGCTCCCCGCCCCTGGCCGTGGGCCTGATCGGCACCGGCCGTATGGGCTCCTTCCATGCCGAGACGCTCGCGTGGCGGCTGCCCGGCGTGCGGCTCGCCGGCCTCGCCGACCCCGCCCCGGGCGCCGCTCGGCGGCTCGGCGAACGACTGGGCTGCTCCACCGCCCACACGGACGTCGCCGAGCTGCTCGCGGACCCGCGGATCGACGCGGTCGTGATCGCCACCCCGGCCCGTACCCACGCCGACCTGGTCGAGGCCGCGGCCCTGGCGGGCAAGGCGGTCTACTGCGAGAAGCCCATGGCGATCACCCTCGCCGACGCCGACCGGGCCATCGCCGCCGCCGACAAGGCGGGCGTACCGCTCCAGGTCGGCTTCAACCGCCGCTACGACGCCGGTTTCCGCGCCGCCCACGACAAGATCACGGCCGGTGTCATCGGCACCCCGCAGCTGCTGCGCTCGCTCACCCGCGATCCCCGACTGGCCGATCCGTCGCCGATCCCGCCGTGGACCATCTTCCTGGAAACCCTGATCCACGACTTCGACGCCCTGCGCCACCTGAACCCCGGCGCCGAACCCGTCGAGGTCTTCGCGATGGCCGACGCCCTGGTCCGCCCCGACTTCAAGGACCGGGGGCTCCTCGACACGGCGGTGGTCACCATCCGCTTCGACAACGGCGCCCTCGCCACCGCCGAGGCCAGCTTCCAGGCGGTCTACGGCTACGACGTCCGCGGCGAGGTCTTCGGCTCGAACGGCATGCTCACCCTCGGAGACATCCGCCGCACCCACCTCACCGCCTACGGCCCCGACGGCATCACCGCCGACTGCACCACGTACGACCAGGACCTCTTCCATGAGGCCTACGTCGCCGAACTCGCCGACTTCACCGACAGCGTCCGCACCGGGCGCACCCCCCGCGTCACCGGCCGGGACGCCCGCGCCGCGCTGACCGTGGCCCTCGCCGCCGTGCGGTCGGTGACCAGCGGGGGGCCGGTGCGCATCGCCGACATCACCGATGTCGCCGATGTCGTTGCGCCGTAG